In a genomic window of Zingiber officinale cultivar Zhangliang chromosome 9B, Zo_v1.1, whole genome shotgun sequence:
- the LOC122023269 gene encoding beta-fructofuranosidase, insoluble isoenzyme 1-like: MEERTSIFFGIFKAQTKYKVLMCHDPTRWFVCNIEELESLRSKHIIVHNTQVPSGGFFEVQGIDSSQVDVEVTFEVTGLKKTESFYPSWSTNVEALCGQKRANVRGGTGPFGLHVLASANIEERASVFFRIFKAQTKYKVLMCHDPTRSTLRPNMYKPTFACFVDVDIPESGKISQRSLIDHSVVKSFGAGVTTCITSRVYPNTAIGRKAHLFVFNNGLANVKVSKLEAWEMKRPFMNGA; the protein is encoded by the exons ATGGAAGAGAGAACTTCCATCTTCTTCGGAATCTTCAAAGCTCAAACAAAATACAAGGTCCTCATGTGCCATGATCCTACCAG GTGGTTCGTGTGTAACATCGAGGAGCTCGAATCTCTGAGAAGCAAGCACATCATTGTCCATAACACTCAGGTGCCGAGTGGTGGTTTCTTTGAAGTGCAGGGAATAGATTCCTCTCAG GTGGATGTAGAGGTGACTTTTGAAGTGACAGGGTTGAAAAAAACTGAGTCCTTCTATCCTTCATGGTCGACTAATGTTGAAGCACTCTGTGGCCAGAAGAGAGCAAACGTCAGGGGTGGAACCGGGCCATTTGGCCTCCATGTTCTAGCTTCAGCCAACATAGAAGAGAGAGCTTCCGTCTTCTTCAGAATCTTCAAAGCTCAAACAAAATACAAGGTCCTCATGTGCCATGATCCTACTAG GTCAACGCTGAGACCAAACATGTACAAACCAACGTTTGCGTGCTTTGTCGATGTGGATATACCTGAAAGTGGAAAAATATCTCAGAGGAGTTTG ATTGACCACTCTGTGGTGAAGAGCTTTGGGGCAGGGGTGACGACATGCATTACATCCAGAGTTTATCCCAACACAGCCATTGGAAGAAAGGCTCATCTATTTGTGTTCAACAATGGATTAGCCAATGTGAAAGTATCAAAGCTCGAAGCATGGGAGATGAAGAGGCCCTTCATGAATGGAGCATGA